In the Natrinema sp. CBA1119 genome, ATCACTTCTTCGAGGACGGTGTGCAGTCGAGGGTCCGCAGCGACCGCGACGTCGATCGACTCGGTCACCGTGATCGAACTCGCGGGGTACTGCTCTCGGAGGTCGCAGACGACCGCCTCGAGAACGTCCCGAACGTCAGTCGCCGTCTGTTTCCCGCCTCCGTCGAGGGCGACATCGGCGAGCTGTTTCGCCGTTTCGGTCATCTCGATGAGCGCGCTCGAGGTCTCTGCGATTTCGTCCGCGTACTCGCGATGTGCGTCGGTTTCGACCTCCGATAGGAGGGTTTCGGTGTACCCGTTGATCACGTTGAGTTCGTTTCGAAGGTTGTGTCGGAGCAGTCGATGGAGGACCCGCAGGTGTTGTTCGCGCAGTTTGAGGGCGGTGATGTCTCTCCCCTCGGGGATGAGGAGCTGTACCTTCCCGTTCCGATCGGTGACCGGTCGGATCGAAAAGTCGATGGTCGCGGTTCTGTCGGTTCCCTGAACTCGAATCTCGCCCCGAAACAGGTCCCCGTCCCTGGCACGTTCGACTCCCTCGAGCGCCGTTTCGCGCGCTTCCTCGCGGGTCCGGAACCAGTACGTGTCCCAGATCGCCGTCCCGACGACGTCGTCGCGCTCGAGGTCGCCGAAGGACAGCGCGGCCTCGTTCATCTCGAGGACCGTTCCGTCGGGCTCGAGGAGGCCGGTGAACTGGTAGGTGTTGTTGAAGACGGCCTCGAAGCGGCGCTGACGCGCCTTCTGATCGGAGATATCTCGGAACAATCCCGTGAATAGCCGCCGTCCCTCGTGGGTGTGCTCTCGGAGGCTCACTAGCACGGGAACCTCGTGTCCGTCCTTGTGCAAGGCGGGGAGTTCGATCCCGTCCCAGTTAATGTGTTTGTCGCCCGTTCGCAGGTACTTCTCGAGGCCGGCGGCGTGGGCCGACTGGAGCCGCTCGGGAATCAGCGTCATCTTCGAGGAACCGATGAGATCTCCCGGACTGTAACCGAGGATGTCCTCGATTGCGGGGTTCGCGAACACGATGGTGCTCTCCTCGTCGATGGTCAGCAACCCCTCGGAGGTGTTCGCGACGAGCTGTCGGAAGAACTCGCTCTCGTCGAACGCAAAGAGCGGCGACTCGAGGGACTCGGTCGCGTTCGTTTCGTTCCGTTCGCCGTCTATCACGCAACAGTCACGGAACGCCCGATGTATATAGACAGTGGCCACTCACACCCGTTCGCCGGTGACGACCGATCGGTCCGCTCGACGACGGGAAACCTGAACTGGTTTATCCGGGGACCCACAACCGGGGCACAATGACAGTCGTCGCTTTCGACTTCGATGGGACGCTTTCGGACTCCGAGATGACCGTCCTGCTGGGCGACCGCCGCGGCGTCGCCGCCGATATGGACGAGATTACCGAGCGCGCGATGAACAATGAAATCGAGTACGCCGAGAGTCTGCGCAAGCGCGCGGCCCTGCTCGAGGGGCTCCCCCGAGACGAGGCCGACGCGGCCTTCGACGAGGTCGTCCTCCGCGAGGGGGCCGCCGACCTCATCGAGGAACTGAACGCGGCTGGCGTCACAACTGCTATTCTCACGGGGGGATTCGAACGCGGCGTCGCGGCCGCCCTCGAGCGCGAGGGCGTCTCCGTCGATCACATCGTCTCGAACTGGCTCCCGATGGAGGGAGACGAGCTCACCGGTACGGTCGACGGCCCGCTGATCGAGGGCACCAAGGACGACGCCCTTGCGGCCCTCGCCGACGACGTCGGCGTCGACCTCGCGGAGACCGTCGCGGTCGGTGACGGTGCCAACGACTTGCCGATGCTCGAGGTCGCCGGACTGGCGATCGGGTTCGAACCCAAACCGGCGGTCGAGCCCCACTGTGACGTCGTCGTTACGTCGATGGCCGAGGCCCGCGAGACGCTGCTCGACGAGGCTGTTCTCACCGAGCGCTGATCCGTCGGGAACGCGTTCTATTATGATCGCGTAATCGCTGATTGCGGTCCTGCGACGTCGGATCGTTCTGCGGATTCCGGCGTTTTTCGTCCTCCTGGCGCCGGTTTCGACACTCCGTTAGTACTCGGTGAGTGTCCGTGATAACTACCGATTTCCGGACCGAGAGAGTTTTAACTCACACTCGAGTAAGTACTTTCGATGATG is a window encoding:
- a CDS encoding PAS domain S-box protein, with amino-acid sequence MIDGERNETNATESLESPLFAFDESEFFRQLVANTSEGLLTIDEESTIVFANPAIEDILGYSPGDLIGSSKMTLIPERLQSAHAAGLEKYLRTGDKHINWDGIELPALHKDGHEVPVLVSLREHTHEGRRLFTGLFRDISDQKARQRRFEAVFNNTYQFTGLLEPDGTVLEMNEAALSFGDLERDDVVGTAIWDTYWFRTREEARETALEGVERARDGDLFRGEIRVQGTDRTATIDFSIRPVTDRNGKVQLLIPEGRDITALKLREQHLRVLHRLLRHNLRNELNVINGYTETLLSEVETDAHREYADEIAETSSALIEMTETAKQLADVALDGGGKQTATDVRDVLEAVVCDLREQYPASSITVTESIDVAVAADPRLHTVLEEVIHNAITHAEESDPTVEIAIVDTGGDTIDVRVFDTGPGIPATERTGIFNDEQITQIKHGNGLGLWLASLIVDDYGGYLDYEPRSDGVGSRVTVCLPRTH
- the serB gene encoding phosphoserine phosphatase SerB, producing the protein MTVVAFDFDGTLSDSEMTVLLGDRRGVAADMDEITERAMNNEIEYAESLRKRAALLEGLPRDEADAAFDEVVLREGAADLIEELNAAGVTTAILTGGFERGVAAALEREGVSVDHIVSNWLPMEGDELTGTVDGPLIEGTKDDALAALADDVGVDLAETVAVGDGANDLPMLEVAGLAIGFEPKPAVEPHCDVVVTSMAEARETLLDEAVLTER